The Oscillospiraceae bacterium region AGAGAGGGCGCGTTCTGGAATGCCAGAAGCTTTGACATCTCCTTAACCGCCTGACCGAATACCGCCGCCTGGGAATTGAAATGCAATTCGCTGTCAAGCCCGAATTTTTTCTGATTGAGACCTATTGTGAGCGCAATACCCAGTGCGTAGCCGTTTTTGAGAGCAACGGCACTTTCTATTCCGGTAACATCCGTGGAAAGGCTGATGTGGTAATAGTCGGTTGCCATAATACTTTTGAGATACTTCAAAACCTCAATATCTTTTCCGCAAAATGCCACCTCTGTCTGGTCATGAGCCACAAGCTCATAACTTGTGCAGGGACCGCCGATGGCGTTGAGCGACAGCTTTTTGCCGATGGAATCAAGCTTTTTTTGCCATATGTCGGGATAGGTTATGAGTTTTCCGTCGGGGGTGTCCATAAGCCCCTTTGTAACGGTGAGTACTTTCATATTTTCGGGAAGGATGGGCAGAATTTTATCTGCAAACCAATCCACTCCGAAGCTGCTGACACCGCCTATTACCATGTCACAGCCTTTAAGTGCCTCGTCAAGCTCCTCAATCTGATAAAAGCTTATGCCGTGGGGAAAATCTTTTGTGAATTTGGGGTGTCTGTTGGTTTTTCTGCAAGCGTCTATAATATCACGGTCAAGATGTGTGCCTACAATGCGTACATCGTTGCCGTTTTCCTTTGCGGGGAAAGCCAGCGCCGATCCCATCATGCCCGAGCCGATGATTGTAACTGTTGCCATAAAATAGTCCTTTCGATATTTAGTACCGTATTATTATAACCTTTTTCTACCTGTTTGTCAATACGACAAGCGGTATAGTTTTGATTTGCATACAGTCATATTTTGCTTATTCTGTTACGTTTCATGTATTCGGTGGGTGTCGTTCCGGTTTTAGCCTTGAAAGCACGGCAGAAATGGTATTGATTTGAAAAACCGCATTCATATGCCACTGCATTAATTTTAAGTATGCCGTCCGACAGAAGCTGCTTTGCCCTGTCTATGCGTATGTCGGTAATATATTGCTTGGGGGTTGTATTGTATATGCGGTGAAAAAGCTTGCGGAAATATACCTCGCTTATATTGCATTCATCGGCAAGCTTTTGGTTTGTCAATTCGTGACAGGTATAATTTGATTTAAGATATTCTATGGCAGGCTCAAGTATGCCGGGTGACTGAATATTGTCGCAGTAAAGTCTG contains the following coding sequences:
- a CDS encoding glycerol-3-phosphate dehydrogenase, with the protein product MATVTIIGSGMMGSALAFPAKENGNDVRIVGTHLDRDIIDACRKTNRHPKFTKDFPHGISFYQIEELDEALKGCDMVIGGVSSFGVDWFADKILPILPENMKVLTVTKGLMDTPDGKLITYPDIWQKKLDSIGKKLSLNAIGGPCTSYELVAHDQTEVAFCGKDIEVLKYLKSIMATDYYHISLSTDVTGIESAVALKNGYALGIALTIGLNQKKFGLDSELHFNSQAAVFGQAVKEMSKLLAFQNAPSLDNLCVGAGDLYVTVYGGRTRLVGILLGRGLNIDEAKEELNGVTLESLVVAVRVAKAIKINVQKGILDAKDFPLLMHIDEIISDKKEVNIPWEEFTYCK